One window of Trifolium pratense cultivar HEN17-A07 linkage group LG5, ARS_RC_1.1, whole genome shotgun sequence genomic DNA carries:
- the LOC123886705 gene encoding F-box protein At2g27310-like, whose protein sequence is MMNNFSRLPRDIIDTCILPCLDGETLIALSSLSYEFFPLINEDQWRNICISTWPSLLLYRPKILSKMISMFPDGYRSFFSDAFPSIHHPNTPPPPPPHRANFNYAIDIFLQGEQEEERQPLYANVQYQYINIKTCRHSTKKNKKKQKNVSTGGSNAFKLFPNTCYSLYPNLKFIPVKKDGCEEYLKEKLKLSCVLVSSRYDLIPRRNRAWGLFSSSCKPDVYVSTSKRWAVATYETVMPGLFKYYTEMVKFQMDVNCRWEDGEEDRFYVSYIMFRMKDMNGKLVKEEDAAKVLLNAIENGERKKK, encoded by the coding sequence ATGATGAACAATTTCAGTAGGTTACCTCGAGACATCATTGATACATGCATCCTTCCATGCCTCGATGGCGAAACCCTAATCGCTTTATCCTCACTCTCCTATGAATTCTTCCCCTTGATCAACGAGGATCAGTGGCGGAACATTTGCATCTCCACATGGCCTAGCTTGCTGTTGTATCGTCCGAAAATCCTCTCTAAGATGATCTCCATGTTTCCCGATGGTTACCGTTCGTTCTTCTCCGACGCATTCCCTTCCATTCACCATCCTAAtactcctcctcctcctccacctcACCGTGCAAATTTCAACTATGCCATCGATATATTTTTACAGggagaacaagaagaagaacgaCAACCTTTGTATGCAAATGTTCAATATCAATacataaacataaaaacatGTCGGCattcaacaaagaaaaacaaaaaaaaacaaaaaaacgtaTCCACAGGTGGCAGCAATGCTTTTAAATTATTTCCTAATACTTGTTATTCATTATATcctaatttgaaatttattccGGTAAAGAAAGATGGGTGTGAGgaatatttgaaagaaaaattgaagCTAAGTTGTGTGCTTGTATCATCTAGATATGATCTAATACCTAGAAGAAACCGTGCATGGGGCTTGTTTAGTTCTAGTTGTAAACCTGATGTTTATGTTTCAACTAGCAAAAGATGGGCTGTTGCGACGTATGAGACGGTGATGCCGGGGCTTTTTAAGTATTATACGGAGATGGTGAAGTTTCAGATGGATGTTAATTGCCGCTGGGAAGATGGAGAAGAAGATAGGTTCTATGTTAGTTATATTATGTTTAGAATGAAAGACATGAATGGAAAACTTGTGAAGGAGGAGGATGCTGCCAAAGTTCTGCTCAATGCTATTGAAAATGGggagaggaagaagaaataa